CCGGTTTAGCATTTAGGCAACAAGAGTCAATAATACCACTTAATCTATTTCATCTAAGAAACTACTTAATTGAGTCATGTCAAAAGTCATCAATTGATCATCAGATTATCAAAATAAGAAATAACCGGTTTAAAAATTATGTTTAAATCAAACCAAATATCAATTTCACGTAGGTATTGGGTCTTGGTATTGAGATCTGTTATGCTATCTCAAGACCTTTATTGGCTTGCGCCAAAGCCTACAGGCTTTTATAAAAGCATACTATAATACGTGAATTGAACATAAATTATTTGCTAAACGGGTATTATTTGCCTCGATTTTCACGCTATTTATAAGTCATCTTCTTATTCTACACAAATTAAGGACGTGTTTTTCTTAAGTTATGATTGATTCAGGTGCCAATTTTTATCTATGATAAGTTAACTTCGCTTTAAGAAAAAGAGCATATGAATGGATCAATAAATAAACATAAACATGAGTGGGAAATACAGTTGAAAAACCCAATAATTATTGTTTGAAATCGCCTCCATTCATACACCTACCAGACCAACAAGTACATCATGAAAATAACAAAAGTCAATATGTAGACGTCCATTTTAGTTGCACCTAGGTATTTTCTCCAATTAGTAGACTACCAATTTATACGAATGCATTCATAATCTAAACATGAAATTGAACGAGAAGAGAGTTGCAATTGTGACAGGAAGTTCAAGTGGAATAGGATTTCAAACTGCAATCACACTTGCTAGAAATGGATATTCCACATATGCTTCGATGCGAAATATTGAAAAATCCAAAATCATAACGGAAATAGCAAAGAAAGAAAGTCTACCATTACAAGTTATTATGATTGATGTCAATGATGATGTCAATGTTAAGAATGCAATAGACAAAATAGTTAAAGACGTTAAAAGAATCGACGTATTGGTAAACAATGCTGGATATGGCCAATTTGGGGCCCTGGAGGAATTGTCCATTGAAGAGATAAAAGCACAATTTGAAACAAATTTTTTTGGGGTTGTACGGGTAACACAGGCAGTTCTTCCAATAATGAGAAATCAGAAAGGTGGCGGTACGATAGTAAACATAAGTTCAGTTGGAGGACAAGTAGGTGCACCTATTTTATCTGCGTATAATAGCACAAAGTTCGCTTTGGAAGGCCTCAGTGAATCAATATCACATGAATTGAGACCATTCGGAATAAGGGTAATCATAATAGAACCAGGTTTTATAAAAACCAACATCATGAATTCCAGTGTTCTTGCCAAAAAGGCCTCAGGACATAAATCTCCATACTATCCCTATACTCAAAGCAT
This Candidatus Nitrosocosmicus oleophilus DNA region includes the following protein-coding sequences:
- a CDS encoding SDR family oxidoreductase is translated as MKLNEKRVAIVTGSSSGIGFQTAITLARNGYSTYASMRNIEKSKIITEIAKKESLPLQVIMIDVNDDVNVKNAIDKIVKDVKRIDVLVNNAGYGQFGALEELSIEEIKAQFETNFFGVVRVTQAVLPIMRNQKGGGTIVNISSVGGQVGAPILSAYNSTKFALEGLSESISHELRPFGIRVIIIEPGFIKTNIMNSSVLAKKASGHKSPYYPYTQSIQGYFRSMMDNPESSNPEEVAKVILHAVTSENPQLRFTVGNDASAIIQAKRKMSELDFINLIRQQLLPESQ